One Streptomyces sp. ML-6 genomic region harbors:
- a CDS encoding type VI secretion protein, with protein sequence MAGRAEERTGGGIPDGLLIGLLGFLLALTLLMWTATGLAGLLAHGAWPEGVTLPETPLALRRLVTAPQDLPAAWPNTPAGELSGYGLFWGLFIGELMVLLVLTVFVLGALARWRVVRAEQRAERLEQREQQRNAYLEQKRYKQQEKSRGPGRGRDQRHPAKTAPEEAEKTAGTEEVVTEVTEVRGVAEFTEPLSAFHESTAPHRPTAPAPPTTPVPPTPAGPTAAAAPVTAAADLPGLPSPRTPLVVYGPAATRRPAAVHAIREAEGPALVITSDPTVWAETKDARAKLGPVLVYDPGHLCDTPARLHWSPTAGCEQPETAAARSTALLAPVRPQARIDAATADTAETLLRCWLHAAAIDGRPFRQVHRWALGNSAHEPVRLLRTHPKAASGFAGLLESALTSHPERREMAQELTVRAFAALSSVHIREACTPNRADSLVLESFVAEGGTLYVVGEPIEDPRSGPGAMPLLTALASHVVEHGRRSAARSTAGRLDPPMTLVLDDVAAVAPLPRLPELLANGQGMGLPALVLLRSREQARARWPQELTVSH encoded by the coding sequence ATGGCAGGACGCGCCGAAGAACGTACCGGCGGCGGCATCCCGGACGGCCTGCTGATCGGCCTGCTGGGCTTCCTGCTCGCCCTGACCCTGCTGATGTGGACGGCCACCGGCCTGGCCGGACTGCTCGCCCACGGAGCCTGGCCCGAGGGGGTCACGCTCCCCGAGACCCCTCTCGCCCTGCGCCGGCTCGTCACCGCGCCGCAGGACCTCCCGGCCGCCTGGCCGAACACCCCGGCGGGCGAGCTCTCGGGCTACGGGCTCTTCTGGGGCCTGTTCATCGGCGAACTGATGGTGCTGCTGGTCCTGACGGTGTTCGTACTGGGCGCGCTGGCCCGCTGGCGGGTCGTACGGGCCGAACAGCGCGCCGAACGCCTGGAGCAGCGGGAACAGCAGCGGAACGCGTACCTGGAGCAGAAGCGGTACAAGCAGCAGGAGAAGAGCCGGGGGCCGGGCCGGGGCCGGGATCAGCGGCACCCCGCGAAGACGGCGCCGGAAGAGGCCGAGAAGACCGCAGGGACCGAAGAAGTGGTCACGGAGGTCACAGAGGTCAGGGGGGTCGCAGAGTTCACGGAACCGCTGTCGGCGTTCCACGAGTCCACCGCCCCACACCGGCCCACCGCTCCCGCACCTCCCACCACTCCCGTACCTCCGACCCCCGCAGGCCCCACGGCCGCTGCCGCCCCGGTCACCGCGGCCGCCGACCTGCCCGGGCTCCCCTCCCCTCGTACGCCCCTCGTCGTCTACGGCCCCGCCGCCACCCGTCGCCCCGCCGCCGTCCACGCCATCCGCGAGGCCGAGGGGCCCGCGCTCGTGATCACCTCCGACCCCACCGTCTGGGCCGAGACGAAGGACGCCCGCGCCAAGCTCGGCCCGGTGCTGGTGTACGACCCGGGCCACCTCTGCGACACCCCCGCCCGGCTGCACTGGTCCCCCACCGCCGGCTGCGAGCAGCCCGAGACGGCCGCTGCCCGTTCCACCGCCCTGCTGGCCCCCGTCCGGCCGCAGGCCCGGATCGACGCGGCGACCGCCGACACCGCCGAAACGCTCCTGCGGTGCTGGCTGCACGCCGCCGCCATCGACGGCCGCCCCTTCCGCCAGGTCCACCGCTGGGCCCTCGGCAACAGCGCCCACGAGCCGGTGCGCCTGCTCCGTACGCACCCCAAGGCGGCCTCCGGGTTCGCCGGACTACTGGAGTCCGCGCTCACCTCCCATCCCGAACGCCGGGAAATGGCGCAGGAGTTGACGGTACGCGCCTTCGCCGCGCTCTCCTCGGTCCACATCCGCGAGGCCTGCACGCCGAACCGTGCCGATTCGCTGGTGCTGGAATCCTTCGTGGCCGAAGGGGGCACCCTCTACGTGGTGGGTGAGCCGATCGAGGACCCCCGCTCGGGGCCAGGGGCCATGCCCCTGCTCACGGCACTCGCCTCACACGTGGTCGAGCACGGCCGCCGCTCGGCCGCACGGTCAACCGCCGGTCGGCTCGACCCACCAATGACGCTCGTGCTCGACGACGTCGCCGCCGTGGCCCCGCTCCCCCGGCTCCCGGAGCTGCTGGCGAACGGTCAGGGCATGGGTCTGCCGGCCCTGGTCCTCCTCCGCTCACGCGAACAGGCCCGCGCCCGCTGGCCCCAGGAGCTCACCGTCTCGCACTGA
- a CDS encoding GNAT family N-acetyltransferase — MEHVIRVVRAEEWDRVKELRLAALQDPVAAIAFLETYEQSLACSDEFWQERARNASEDGSGEVRQFVAVAPGGRWEGSITVLIERPDAEARFGEAAGVDQAHVVGVFVRPEARGAGLAEELFRAGMDWAWSLEEPRIERVRLYVHEDNLRAAAFYRRIGFVATGQSVPMPGDPSKRELEHAVDRVA, encoded by the coding sequence ATGGAACATGTGATTCGAGTCGTGCGTGCCGAGGAATGGGACCGGGTCAAGGAGTTGCGGCTGGCCGCGCTGCAGGATCCGGTCGCGGCCATCGCGTTCCTGGAGACGTACGAGCAGAGCCTGGCCTGCTCCGACGAGTTCTGGCAGGAACGGGCACGCAACGCTTCCGAGGACGGGAGCGGCGAGGTGCGGCAGTTCGTGGCCGTCGCGCCCGGCGGGCGGTGGGAGGGCAGCATCACGGTGCTGATCGAACGGCCGGACGCGGAGGCGCGGTTCGGGGAGGCGGCCGGGGTGGACCAGGCGCATGTGGTCGGCGTGTTCGTACGGCCCGAGGCGCGTGGCGCGGGTCTGGCCGAGGAACTGTTCCGGGCCGGGATGGACTGGGCCTGGTCGCTGGAGGAGCCGCGGATCGAACGGGTGCGGCTGTACGTGCACGAGGACAACCTGCGGGCCGCGGCGTTCTACCGGCGGATCGGCTTCGTGGCGACCGGGCAGTCGGTGCCGATGCCGGGCGACCCGTCCAAGCGCGAACTGGAGCACGCGGTGGACCGGGTGGCGTGA
- a CDS encoding ABC transporter permease, translating into MTAATTHPDQHPDLPPGSLPAPLPASRRSYRITPARILRSEWHKLRSLRSSWITLISASVLVLAVGVVMGTTYTSDGGDSDVDTVVLVLYGSILGMLCTVVLGILVTAGEYSTGMIRASLAAVPRRLPVLWAKAAVFTATVLVVMTATALLTFLVAQFFLHDTDQAASLGDPGVLRAIVGNAAGITLLSLIALGLGALLRSVPGAIGAYIGGVMILPEVLSMLPYDAVESAIKYFPTQAAGALGSATPLAGEAPPAGALLALGLWAGAILGAAALLLRRRDA; encoded by the coding sequence ATGACCGCCGCAACCACCCACCCCGACCAGCACCCCGACCTTCCCCCGGGCTCCCTCCCGGCCCCTCTTCCGGCCTCTCGGCGCTCGTACCGCATCACGCCCGCCCGGATCCTGCGTTCCGAATGGCACAAGCTCAGGTCCCTGCGCTCCTCCTGGATCACCCTGATCTCGGCATCCGTACTGGTCCTCGCCGTGGGCGTGGTCATGGGCACCACATACACCTCCGACGGCGGCGACTCCGACGTCGACACGGTGGTCCTGGTCCTCTACGGCTCGATCCTCGGCATGCTGTGCACCGTGGTGCTGGGCATCCTGGTCACGGCGGGCGAGTACTCGACGGGAATGATCCGCGCATCGCTGGCCGCGGTCCCCCGCCGGCTCCCGGTCCTGTGGGCGAAGGCGGCGGTCTTCACCGCCACCGTCCTCGTCGTCATGACGGCCACCGCCCTGCTCACCTTCCTCGTCGCGCAGTTCTTCCTCCACGACACCGACCAGGCGGCCTCGCTCGGCGACCCCGGTGTGCTCCGCGCTATCGTCGGGAACGCCGCGGGCATCACCTTGCTCAGCCTGATCGCGCTCGGCCTCGGCGCCCTGCTCCGCTCGGTGCCCGGTGCCATCGGCGCCTACATCGGCGGCGTCATGATCCTGCCGGAGGTCCTCTCCATGCTTCCGTACGACGCCGTGGAGAGCGCGATCAAGTACTTCCCCACCCAGGCGGCGGGCGCCCTCGGCTCCGCCACCCCGCTCGCGGGCGAGGCGCCCCCGGCCGGCGCCCTGCTCGCCCTGGGCCTGTGGGCCGGAGCGATCCTGGGGGCGGCCGCCCTGCTGCTGCGCAGGCGAGACGCGTGA
- a CDS encoding ATP-binding protein → MRDPLSALSDAFTAFLFGKVETTRLPVRTSTGQAQAVYLPTAAPGLGDSGVIIGREVYSGKGYIYDPFQLYGQQLPAPHWLVLGESGNGKSALEKTYVLRQLRFRDRQVVVLDAQGEDGVGEWNLIAQELGLTPIRLDPTAALNGGIRLNPLDPSITTTGQLALLRTIIEVAMGHGLDERSGFALKVAHAYVNETITDRQPVLTDIVEQLRHPEPESAEAMNVDIDDVRAWGLDVALVLDRLVDGDLRGMFDGPTSVGIDLDAPLIVFDLSHIDRNSIAMPILMAIVGVWLEHTWIRPDRKKRIFLVEEAWHIINSPFVAQLFQRLLKFGRRLGLSFVAVVHHLSDVVDGAAAREAAAILKMASTRTIYAQKADEARATGRVLGLPRWAVEIIPTLTPGIAVWDVNGNVQVVKHLITEAERPLVFTDRAMTESSAAELLPDDVRAADLEAEERAARIERQQRLNESSESTVA, encoded by the coding sequence ATGCGAGACCCGCTGTCCGCACTGTCGGACGCCTTCACCGCCTTCCTCTTCGGGAAGGTCGAGACGACCAGACTGCCCGTCCGCACCTCGACCGGACAGGCCCAGGCCGTCTACCTGCCCACCGCGGCCCCCGGCCTCGGCGACTCCGGCGTGATCATCGGCCGCGAGGTCTACTCCGGCAAGGGCTACATCTACGACCCGTTCCAGCTGTACGGACAGCAGCTCCCCGCCCCGCACTGGCTGGTCCTCGGCGAGTCCGGCAACGGCAAGTCCGCGCTGGAGAAGACCTACGTGCTCCGCCAGCTCCGCTTCCGCGACCGCCAGGTCGTCGTCCTGGACGCCCAGGGCGAGGACGGCGTCGGCGAGTGGAACCTCATCGCCCAGGAGCTCGGCCTCACCCCGATCCGCCTCGACCCGACCGCCGCGCTCAACGGCGGCATCCGGCTCAACCCGCTCGACCCCTCGATCACCACCACCGGCCAGCTCGCCCTGCTCCGCACCATCATCGAAGTCGCCATGGGCCACGGCCTGGACGAGCGGTCCGGCTTCGCGCTGAAGGTCGCCCACGCCTACGTCAACGAGACGATCACCGACCGGCAACCGGTCCTGACCGACATCGTCGAACAGCTCCGCCACCCGGAACCCGAGTCCGCCGAGGCGATGAACGTCGACATAGACGACGTACGGGCCTGGGGCCTGGACGTCGCCCTCGTCCTGGACCGACTGGTCGACGGTGACCTGCGCGGCATGTTCGACGGCCCCACGAGCGTCGGCATCGACCTCGACGCCCCGCTGATCGTCTTCGACCTCTCACACATCGACCGCAACTCCATCGCGATGCCGATCCTGATGGCGATCGTCGGCGTCTGGCTGGAGCACACCTGGATCAGGCCCGACCGGAAGAAGCGCATCTTCCTGGTGGAAGAGGCCTGGCACATCATCAACTCGCCCTTCGTCGCCCAGCTCTTCCAGCGCCTGCTGAAGTTCGGCCGGCGCCTCGGCCTGTCGTTCGTGGCGGTCGTCCACCACCTCAGCGACGTCGTCGACGGGGCGGCGGCCCGCGAGGCCGCGGCGATCCTGAAGATGGCGTCGACCCGAACGATCTACGCCCAGAAGGCCGACGAAGCCAGAGCGACGGGCCGGGTGCTCGGCCTGCCCCGGTGGGCGGTCGAGATCATCCCGACCCTCACCCCGGGCATCGCGGTCTGGGACGTCAACGGCAACGTCCAGGTGGTCAAGCACCTGATCACCGAGGCCGAACGCCCCCTCGTCTTCACCGACCGCGCGATGACCGAGTCCTCCGCGGCCGAACTCCTCCCGGACGACGTACGCGCCGCCGACCTGGAGGCGGAGGAACGCGCCGCACGGATCGAGCGCCAGCAACGGCTGAACGAGTCGTCCGAGTCAACGGTGGCCTGA
- a CDS encoding sensor histidine kinase: protein MTNDDRSRARSASLPGPAPSPVQDPAPGPTQLTGHIQRLFQHVRAFDRRRPMIWNGLLAMAWVQFAVLDVTSGGWRTVALDPNVSGTLVLAMSIAFSAPLLWRRTHPLAVLAFMAPVALVNAWSGAVIQAAHLQEIVVFNIALRLPARALAWAGALVLAPLLAGAVQHPRSWDPLIVPHLWAFALVALLGIVVRTRKEYTEALVDRARRLELERDQQARLAAAAERTRIAREMHDIIGHNLSVITGLADGGAYAAAKSPERAAQALEAIGATSRQALTELRRLLGVLRDHPAEADRAPQPTLDDMDALLEGVRTAGLPVRLHIHGTPPPVPPTAGRQLTVYRVVQEALTNTLKHGGTAPPPTAEVTLTYGAAELEVLITDTGRGTGPGTVTSTDTGRGTGTATGPAGPDRGNGGQGIAGMRERASLYDGTLETGPRPGPAPGTGWQVRLRLPLEDNPS, encoded by the coding sequence GTGACGAACGACGACAGGAGCCGGGCCCGGAGCGCCTCCCTCCCTGGCCCTGCCCCGAGCCCCGTCCAGGACCCCGCCCCGGGCCCCACCCAGCTCACCGGTCACATCCAGCGCCTGTTCCAGCACGTCCGCGCGTTCGACCGGCGCCGTCCGATGATCTGGAACGGGCTGCTGGCCATGGCCTGGGTGCAGTTCGCCGTCCTCGACGTCACCTCGGGCGGCTGGCGCACCGTGGCCCTCGACCCGAACGTGTCCGGGACGCTGGTCCTGGCGATGAGCATCGCCTTCTCCGCACCGCTGCTGTGGCGGCGCACGCACCCCCTGGCCGTGCTGGCGTTCATGGCCCCGGTCGCGCTGGTGAACGCCTGGTCCGGTGCCGTCATCCAGGCCGCCCACCTCCAGGAGATCGTGGTCTTCAACATCGCGCTGCGGCTGCCCGCGCGGGCCCTGGCGTGGGCGGGCGCCCTGGTTCTCGCCCCGCTCCTGGCCGGTGCGGTGCAGCACCCGCGCAGCTGGGACCCGCTGATCGTCCCCCACCTCTGGGCGTTCGCCCTCGTCGCGCTGCTCGGGATCGTGGTCCGTACCCGCAAGGAGTACACCGAGGCCCTCGTCGACCGCGCCCGCCGGCTGGAGCTGGAGCGCGACCAGCAGGCCCGGCTCGCGGCCGCCGCCGAACGGACCCGGATCGCCAGGGAGATGCACGACATCATCGGCCACAACCTGTCCGTCATCACGGGCCTCGCGGACGGCGGCGCCTACGCGGCGGCCAAGAGCCCGGAACGGGCCGCCCAGGCGCTCGAAGCCATCGGCGCCACGAGCCGCCAGGCCCTCACCGAACTCCGCCGCCTCCTCGGTGTCCTGCGGGACCACCCCGCCGAAGCCGACCGCGCCCCGCAGCCGACCCTGGACGACATGGACGCGCTCCTCGAGGGCGTCCGGACGGCGGGCCTCCCCGTACGCCTGCACATCCACGGCACACCTCCGCCGGTCCCGCCCACCGCGGGCCGCCAGCTGACGGTCTACCGCGTGGTGCAGGAGGCCCTGACGAACACCCTGAAGCACGGCGGCACCGCCCCGCCACCGACCGCGGAGGTCACCCTCACGTACGGGGCGGCCGAACTGGAAGTCCTGATCACGGACACGGGCCGGGGCACGGGGCCGGGCACCGTCACGAGCACGGATACGGGGAGAGGTACGGGCACGGCGACGGGCCCGGCCGGTCCTGACCGCGGGAACGGTGGGCAGGGCATAGCCGGGATGCGTGAACGGGCGTCCCTCTACGACGGCACGCTCGAAACGGGCCCGCGCCCGGGACCGGCGCCCGGGACCGGCTGGCAGGTGCGGCTCCGGCTCCCCCTGGAAGACAATCCTTCGTGA
- a CDS encoding SCO6880 family protein translates to MTTPSHTIAPRRTYLIGRARPNAIVGKNRETGEIALIIVGAFLGMMSGLIVPVLPLRIALLTGFPFLALAIVYLPYKHRTFYKWFEINRSYKRTLRRGTTYRSAAMEAGVGVDGREVEIGPPPGIGRINWLSAPFGPDEIAVLLHADRRTVTAAIEIEGPGVGLRDSEDQEALVDRFGTLLKHVANGDGFVTRLQMLARTLPADPDAHAKDVAQRGDKSSPLWLQESYDQLQSMVSTSSEQHRAYLVACMHYTRELAAEANAMARAARTGRKIDRDAGLAVVMARELTDICARLAEADIRVRQPLGQSRLASLVHSMYDPDHPIDHIQAMTKRNAWPAELDAVEPTFLQAKTRESVTRAPWCHSTAWVKEWPMTPVGVNFLAPLLVHTPDVIRTVAVCMDLEPTEIAIERMLTEKTNDEAEANRQAKMNRTVDPRDIAAHGRLDQRGEDLASGAAGVNLVGYITVSSRSPEALARDKRTIRASAGKSYLKLEWCDREHHRAFVNTLPFATGIRR, encoded by the coding sequence CGCCCTGATCATCGTCGGCGCGTTCCTCGGCATGATGAGCGGGCTGATCGTCCCCGTCCTGCCCCTGCGGATCGCGCTGCTCACCGGGTTCCCGTTCCTCGCCCTGGCGATCGTGTACCTCCCGTACAAGCACCGCACCTTCTACAAATGGTTTGAAATCAACCGCAGCTACAAGCGCACCCTGCGCCGCGGCACGACCTACCGTTCCGCCGCCATGGAGGCGGGCGTCGGCGTCGACGGACGCGAGGTCGAGATCGGACCGCCCCCCGGCATCGGCCGGATCAACTGGCTCTCCGCGCCCTTCGGGCCGGACGAGATCGCCGTGCTCCTGCACGCCGACCGCCGCACCGTCACCGCCGCGATCGAGATCGAGGGCCCCGGCGTCGGCCTGCGCGACAGCGAGGACCAGGAAGCGCTCGTCGACCGCTTCGGCACCCTGCTGAAGCACGTCGCCAACGGGGACGGCTTCGTGACCCGCCTCCAGATGCTGGCCCGTACCCTCCCCGCCGACCCCGACGCGCACGCCAAGGACGTCGCCCAGCGCGGCGACAAGTCCTCCCCGCTCTGGCTGCAGGAGTCCTACGACCAGCTCCAGTCCATGGTCTCCACCTCCAGCGAGCAGCACCGCGCCTACCTGGTCGCCTGCATGCACTACACCCGCGAGCTGGCCGCCGAGGCCAACGCCATGGCCCGCGCCGCCCGGACCGGCCGCAAGATCGACCGGGACGCCGGACTCGCCGTCGTCATGGCGCGCGAGCTCACCGACATCTGCGCCCGCCTCGCCGAGGCCGACATCCGGGTCCGCCAGCCGCTCGGCCAGAGCCGGCTCGCCTCCCTCGTGCACTCGATGTACGACCCCGACCACCCCATCGACCACATCCAGGCCATGACCAAGCGCAACGCCTGGCCGGCCGAACTGGACGCGGTCGAGCCGACGTTCCTCCAGGCCAAGACCCGTGAGTCGGTCACCCGCGCGCCCTGGTGCCACTCCACGGCCTGGGTGAAGGAATGGCCGATGACCCCCGTCGGCGTCAACTTCCTGGCCCCGCTCCTCGTCCACACCCCCGACGTGATCCGCACGGTCGCGGTCTGCATGGACCTCGAACCCACCGAGATCGCCATCGAGCGGATGCTCACCGAGAAGACGAACGACGAGGCGGAGGCCAACCGCCAGGCCAAGATGAACCGCACCGTCGACCCCCGCGACATCGCCGCGCACGGCCGGCTCGACCAGCGGGGCGAGGACCTCGCGAGCGGCGCGGCCGGGGTGAACCTGGTCGGGTACATCACCGTGTCGTCCCGTTCCCCCGAGGCCCTCGCCCGCGACAAAAGGACGATCCGGGCCTCGGCCGGCAAGTCGTATCTCAAACTGGAGTGGTGCGACCGCGAGCACCACCGCGCCTTCGTGAACACGCTCCCGTTCGCCACCGGCATCCGCCGCTGA